CGACCGAGCCCGCGCCGAGGAAGCTCAGCGCCTGCGGCAGCGCGGCCGTGGTGAAGGCGCGCCTGCCGTCCGGGGCGGTGTCCGGCGACCAGCCCTCGGCCGGCGGATCGTTCACCACGCTGCCCGAGACGGGATACCGGTATTCGGCACCGGGCGTGTCCGGGGCCGGGGGTGCCTGCGTGAGCGTGTCGTCCGGACCGAACCACAGGCGCAGCGGTGTGACCGGCACCGGCAGGCCGAATTCGGCGACCGCGGTCGGCGTGGTCGTCTGTTCCTCGCCCGAGCCGGCGACCTGCATCTCCTGGAGCACACGCACGCGGGGCTCGCGCTCGAACCCGTTGTCCTCGTCCTTGACGTAGCGGGCCAGGAAGCGGCGCATGAGTTCCCGGATGTCGGCGGAGGTCAGGTCGGTGTGGTGGTCGCCGTTGGAACTCACCGTCCACAGCAGGTCCGGGCGCACCGTCTCCTCGACGTAGCCCATCCGGGTGCCGACCTGTTCGTCCTGCCAGGACTGGGTGGCCAGCACCGGTACGTCGATGCGGTCGGTGCGCGACCGGGCGCTCTTGTCGACGTAGAAGCCCTCGTGCTCGGTGGTTTCGGTGATGCGGCGGCCGAAGTCGAACTCCGGGCGCTGCGCCTTGGCGATGTTGTCGGCCACAGTGGCCGCGCAGTCGGTGTCGCCGTCGAGTTCGGCGGCCCGCTGGGCCGCCGACCGCCAGATCTCCGGGAACTCGCCCCACCACGCGGTCGGGAACCCCGAGTTGCGGATGCCGCCCGGGTAGGCGACATCCCGATAGGGATCACCGACGTTCTTGCTCGGGGTGATGGCAGTGAGCCCGCGCGGCCGCTCGGCGGCGGTCCAGAGCTGGTTGTAGCCGGAGTAGGAGTAACCGATCATGCCGACCCGCCCGGTGGACCAGGGCTGCTGTGCCGCCCATTCCACGGCGAAGGCGCCCGCGGCCCCGATCTCCGCGCCGAACATGTGGTTGTCACCGGTGGAGCAGCCGGTACCGGGCACATTCAGCCCGACGACGGCGTAACCCTCACGCACCCAGGGCATGCCGATCGAGGGCTCGGTTCCCGCGCCGTAGCCGTCGTATTCCACCAGTACCGGGAACTGCCCGCTCGCCTCGGGGAGCACCACCGAGTACCGCATGCGTTCGCCCGTCGGCAGGGTGAGGTAGCCCCATTGCCGCACCGGCTCGTTCGAGGCCGGCGCCTCGGCCGTCGCGCAGGCCGTGGCGGCGACGGCGACCGCCGCCAGCACGGCCGCGACGCGGCGGCGGCGCGAAACCCGTGTCGCACTGTTCATACCGGTCACCGTGCCCGGTGCGGTGGCGCGCGCGCATCGTCCGGCGGGGCGATCTTTCCCGGAGTGGCGGTGCCCTCCCCATCGTTCTCGGGGATGACGCGCACCCTGAGAATCCGTGGGCGGCGAAGCCGACCGCAGGCCGATTCCGCGGCAGGACGTGCCCGCCTAGTGTCGGAACGATGATCGAACTGCGTCGCCTCGTCGCCGCCGCGCTGGCGGTGGCGGTCCTTCCG
This sequence is a window from Nocardia farcinica. Protein-coding genes within it:
- a CDS encoding CocE/NonD family hydrolase, with protein sequence MNSATRVSRRRRVAAVLAAVAVAATACATAEAPASNEPVRQWGYLTLPTGERMRYSVVLPEASGQFPVLVEYDGYGAGTEPSIGMPWVREGYAVVGLNVPGTGCSTGDNHMFGAEIGAAGAFAVEWAAQQPWSTGRVGMIGYSYSGYNQLWTAAERPRGLTAITPSKNVGDPYRDVAYPGGIRNSGFPTAWWGEFPEIWRSAAQRAAELDGDTDCAATVADNIAKAQRPEFDFGRRITETTEHEGFYVDKSARSRTDRIDVPVLATQSWQDEQVGTRMGYVEETVRPDLLWTVSSNGDHHTDLTSADIRELMRRFLARYVKDEDNGFEREPRVRVLQEMQVAGSGEEQTTTPTAVAEFGLPVPVTPLRLWFGPDDTLTQAPPAPDTPGAEYRYPVSGSVVNDPPAEGWSPDTAPDGRRAFTTAALPQALSFLGAGSVDLWLSSTAPDTDVQVTLSEVRPDGKEMFVQRGWLRASERRLDPALSTELRPWGDFGPGAAEPLTPGEPALLRVELPKFAHTFRPGSSIRITIDAPAQTGFWEFDRITTEAVNTVLLDAAHPSSVVLGYTPYPHAPALPSCATTLRQPCRDNTTPIPPGEGPRPPA